The following are from one region of the Cytobacillus firmus genome:
- a CDS encoding long-chain fatty acid--CoA ligase, protein MMQTPLTMTQMIRRAEKYFPKKTVVSRTAGGIQRFTYKEIAERTRKLAESLQKLGVERGDKVGTLAWNHHRHLEAYFAIPCSGAVLHTINIRLSPQHITYIINHAEDKVLLIDPDIVPLIEKVKDKLKTVKAFIIMTDEEELPETSLSPVYHYEKLIDEAGGAYEYPDDLDENSAAGMCYTSATTGNPKGVVYSHRGIVLHSMALGMADSAAVSEKDIALPVVPMFHVNAWGLPFAAVWFGTTLVLPGPYFTPKLLAELIQSEKVTITAGVPTIWLGLLKELDENNYDMSSLRSVLCGGSAAPKGMIKAFEQKHKIPFMHAYGMTETSPLVVISTLKSYQEELSAEEKLDIKSKQGILVPGLEMKIAGKDGEAAWDGKEMGELAIRGPWIASEYYKDERTNEAFRDGWLYTGDVVTIDEEGFMKIVDRTKDLIKSGGEWISSVDIENALMAHESVFEAAVVAVPHEQWQERPVACVVLKEPFKGQTTKEELYEFLKPQFAKWWLPDEILFFEEIPKTSVGKFLKMALREQVQKEYTGHAK, encoded by the coding sequence ATGATGCAGACACCTTTGACTATGACGCAGATGATCAGGCGGGCAGAAAAGTATTTTCCTAAGAAAACGGTCGTATCAAGAACGGCCGGCGGAATTCAGAGATTTACATATAAGGAGATTGCAGAACGGACCAGGAAACTGGCAGAAAGCCTGCAAAAGCTTGGAGTGGAAAGAGGGGATAAGGTTGGGACACTGGCCTGGAACCATCATCGCCACCTGGAGGCTTATTTCGCCATCCCATGCAGCGGAGCAGTTCTTCACACGATTAATATCCGTCTGTCACCTCAGCATATTACATATATTATTAACCATGCAGAAGATAAAGTGCTGCTGATCGACCCTGACATTGTACCGCTAATTGAGAAGGTTAAGGATAAATTGAAGACGGTCAAGGCGTTCATCATTATGACAGATGAAGAAGAATTGCCGGAGACTTCTCTTTCGCCGGTATATCACTATGAAAAGCTTATCGATGAAGCAGGCGGTGCCTATGAATATCCTGATGATCTGGATGAAAATTCAGCAGCGGGAATGTGCTATACCTCAGCAACTACAGGTAACCCTAAAGGGGTTGTCTATTCCCACAGAGGCATTGTTCTCCACAGTATGGCGCTTGGGATGGCAGACAGTGCAGCGGTAAGCGAAAAAGATATCGCTCTCCCGGTAGTGCCGATGTTTCATGTAAACGCGTGGGGGCTGCCGTTTGCTGCTGTCTGGTTTGGAACCACTCTTGTATTGCCGGGGCCATATTTTACACCTAAACTTCTGGCAGAGCTTATTCAATCTGAGAAAGTTACCATAACAGCCGGAGTGCCGACAATCTGGCTTGGATTATTAAAAGAACTTGATGAAAATAACTATGATATGAGCTCACTCCGATCGGTGCTATGTGGAGGTTCAGCAGCGCCAAAAGGCATGATTAAAGCCTTCGAGCAAAAGCATAAAATTCCATTCATGCATGCCTACGGAATGACTGAAACAAGCCCGCTTGTTGTTATTTCGACTTTAAAAAGCTATCAGGAAGAGCTTTCAGCAGAAGAGAAGCTGGATATAAAATCCAAACAGGGAATTCTTGTACCTGGGCTGGAAATGAAGATTGCCGGCAAGGATGGCGAAGCAGCATGGGACGGAAAGGAAATGGGGGAACTAGCGATAAGAGGCCCATGGATTGCTTCTGAATATTATAAGGATGAACGGACCAATGAGGCATTCCGTGATGGCTGGCTCTACACAGGAGATGTCGTAACCATTGATGAAGAAGGGTTTATGAAAATCGTTGACAGAACAAAAGATTTAATTAAAAGCGGAGGGGAGTGGATTTCTTCCGTTGATATCGAAAATGCCTTAATGGCTCATGAATCGGTATTTGAAGCAGCGGTTGTTGCTGTCCCGCATGAGCAATGGCAGGAGAGGCCGGTGGCATGCGTAGTTCTGAAAGAGCCATTTAAAGGGCAGACCACAAAAGAAGAGCTTTATGAATTCCTGAAACCGCAATTTGCAAAATGGTGGCTTCCGGATGAAATACTTTTCTTTGAGGAAATACCAAAAACCTCTGTAGGAAAATTCCTTAAAATGGCTTTAAGAGAGCAGGTCCAAAAAGAATATACAGGTCATGCAAAGTAA
- a CDS encoding ABC transporter ATP-binding protein codes for MALELEHVTKRFGKFTAVDDLSLSIPESEMFGFLGANGAGKTTTFRMILGLLDPSGGKITWNGNPIDYSTSPLIGYLPEERGLYPKLKVKDQVIYLAKLRGMAKQDCLKELTYWLERFKVPEYVNKKIEELSKGNQQKIQFITAVIHKPKLLILDEPFSGLDPVNVELLKDAVLDLKDNGTTIVFSSHRMEHVEELCEHLCIMQKGRPVVHGSLKEIKRSFGRKNLIIHADYDLSFLKDSRGVVKARQTAEGIQLQISGEDAAEAIFREVAEKGFVRKFVLEEPSLNDIFIEKAGASYE; via the coding sequence ATGGCTTTAGAGCTTGAGCATGTAACAAAGCGCTTTGGAAAGTTTACGGCAGTGGACGATTTGTCGCTTTCTATTCCCGAAAGTGAGATGTTTGGATTCCTGGGGGCGAATGGCGCCGGTAAAACAACGACCTTTCGAATGATACTGGGACTACTGGATCCCAGTGGAGGAAAGATTACGTGGAATGGAAATCCCATCGATTATTCAACCAGCCCGCTGATAGGCTACCTTCCTGAAGAAAGAGGCTTATATCCAAAGCTGAAGGTCAAGGATCAGGTTATCTATTTAGCTAAGCTGAGAGGGATGGCAAAGCAGGACTGCTTAAAGGAATTAACTTATTGGCTCGAGAGATTCAAAGTTCCTGAATATGTCAATAAAAAAATTGAAGAGCTTTCAAAGGGTAACCAGCAGAAAATCCAGTTTATTACTGCAGTTATACATAAGCCAAAGCTTTTAATTCTGGATGAACCATTCAGCGGATTGGATCCGGTTAATGTAGAACTGCTGAAGGATGCTGTACTGGATCTAAAGGATAATGGTACAACAATCGTCTTTTCCTCACATAGGATGGAGCATGTAGAAGAGCTTTGTGAGCACTTATGCATCATGCAAAAAGGCCGGCCGGTAGTGCACGGGTCTTTAAAAGAGATTAAACGTTCCTTTGGCAGAAAAAACCTTATTATCCATGCAGATTATGATTTAAGCTTTTTGAAGGATAGCAGGGGAGTGGTGAAAGCCAGACAGACAGCTGAGGGGATTCAGCTGCAGATTTCCGGTGAAGATGCCGCTGAAGCCATTTTCAGAGAGGTTGCAGAGAAGGGATTTGTCCGTAAATTTGTTTTGGAAGAGCCGTCTCTGAATGATATTTTTATAGAAAAGGCTGGTGCTTCCTATGAATAA
- a CDS encoding Cof-type HAD-IIB family hydrolase, whose protein sequence is MIYRMLALNIDGTLLQTNGRLHKSTKEAIEYVQQKGIYVTLVTSRSFPSAKKVAKALKIDSLLVTHRGAYIAASQEKPIFVKRIQEDETFEIVRLLEGFTCQIRLVHEKYSLANKTKLNTNMLAKTVFTTGDPIFYSQQFVDSLSDTILDEPVTPPKIEVYFEDKEDLEDAKTAIWGMFENVEVIKLNDLRMDIVPSGVSKLNGLLYLCEHLGISRNQMVVIGDSEDDLEMIEAAGLGVAMGNAPAEVKKTADWLTRSNDQSGVSYMVKEHFRKQHPIDFLKKMNLLK, encoded by the coding sequence ATGATATACAGAATGCTTGCTTTAAACATAGACGGAACACTACTCCAAACAAATGGAAGACTTCATAAATCAACAAAAGAAGCGATAGAATATGTGCAGCAAAAGGGAATTTATGTAACACTTGTTACATCCCGAAGCTTTCCATCCGCGAAAAAAGTGGCCAAAGCATTGAAAATCGATTCTTTGCTGGTCACTCACAGGGGAGCATATATTGCAGCTTCCCAGGAAAAGCCGATCTTTGTAAAAAGGATTCAGGAAGATGAAACGTTTGAAATCGTGCGCCTGCTTGAAGGCTTTACCTGTCAAATCAGGCTGGTGCACGAAAAATATTCCCTTGCCAACAAAACGAAGCTCAATACCAATATGCTTGCTAAAACTGTTTTTACAACCGGCGATCCCATTTTTTACTCCCAGCAATTTGTGGATTCATTAAGTGACACCATCTTAGACGAGCCGGTCACCCCGCCAAAAATTGAAGTGTACTTTGAAGATAAAGAAGACCTTGAGGATGCTAAGACAGCCATCTGGGGCATGTTTGAAAATGTAGAAGTCATTAAACTGAATGATCTGAGGATGGACATTGTTCCTTCAGGAGTTTCAAAGCTGAATGGGCTGCTCTATTTATGTGAACACCTTGGAATTTCCAGAAACCAAATGGTCGTAATTGGAGATTCTGAAGATGATTTGGAAATGATTGAAGCCGCCGGTCTGGGGGTGGCAATGGGTAATGCTCCGGCAGAAGTAAAAAAAACAGCAGACTGGCTGACACGATCCAATGACCAGAGCGGCGTAAGCTATATGGTTAAAGAACATTTCCGCAAACAGCATCCAATCGACTTTCTGAAGAAAATGAATCTGCTGAAATAA
- a CDS encoding enoyl-CoA hydratase, with product MTTDFVTETVSVQLDGRVAAVEMNRPESLNALNVEMLKGLLSAMKDIGQRDEIDIVVLKGRGRAFSSGGDIKTMLLETNENDFPEVMDCISELAVTLYSMPKLTISAVTGAAAGLGLSLALATDYILADRNSKLAMNFIGVGLIPDGGAHFFLQQRIGEDKAKHLIWEGNVLTADEALKMGLIHEIAEADLSTAVDAKLSQWLNRPTEAMIKTKKILADKNRPLLLKVLELEKLGQHKMRQTEDHKEGIQAFIEKRKPVFKGK from the coding sequence TTGACAACAGATTTTGTAACTGAGACTGTAAGTGTTCAGCTTGATGGGCGTGTGGCGGCGGTTGAAATGAACAGGCCTGAATCATTGAACGCATTGAATGTAGAAATGCTGAAAGGGCTTTTGAGTGCCATGAAAGATATTGGCCAAAGAGATGAGATTGATATTGTTGTCTTGAAAGGAAGGGGCCGCGCATTTTCCTCAGGCGGGGATATAAAAACAATGCTTTTGGAAACAAATGAAAACGATTTCCCGGAAGTGATGGATTGCATCAGCGAGCTGGCTGTCACTCTTTATAGCATGCCGAAGCTGACCATCAGTGCTGTAACAGGGGCTGCTGCCGGTTTGGGACTCAGCCTGGCACTTGCCACTGATTATATATTGGCAGACAGGAACAGCAAGCTTGCCATGAATTTTATTGGAGTCGGCTTAATTCCTGACGGTGGGGCCCACTTCTTCCTGCAGCAGCGCATTGGCGAAGATAAAGCGAAGCATTTAATCTGGGAAGGAAATGTGCTTACTGCAGATGAAGCACTAAAAATGGGGCTGATTCACGAAATAGCAGAAGCTGATTTAAGCACGGCAGTTGATGCAAAATTAAGCCAATGGCTGAACAGACCAACAGAAGCAATGATTAAGACAAAGAAAATTCTTGCTGATAAAAACCGGCCGCTCCTGCTGAAAGTGCTTGAGCTTGAAAAGCTTGGCCAGCATAAAATGCGGCAAACAGAGGATCACAAAGAAGGAATCCAGGCCTTTATTGAGAAAAGAAAGCCTGTGTTTAAGGGGAAATAA
- a CDS encoding YkoF family thiamine/hydroxymethylpyrimidine-binding protein codes for MQENFLCGTSEITGCRFSIYPMTDRFAEVILSALKEVDTSKVWMETDDVSTCVRGRSIHVFDVVKAIYLETVKHGDHVVFNGTFSNGCPGDTAGDAYLAENEERANEESAAGISQEVAVQFALYPMGIPDYMNVIMDQVGLAANRGTFTKGVHYASRLDGDAHAVFKTLEDAFENCKKSDSTHIVMTVNMSANSPSKKGTE; via the coding sequence ATGCAGGAAAATTTTTTATGTGGGACTAGTGAAATTACAGGGTGCAGGTTTTCAATTTACCCAATGACTGACAGGTTTGCGGAGGTTATTTTATCAGCACTAAAAGAAGTGGATACGAGCAAGGTATGGATGGAAACTGATGATGTGAGCACCTGTGTGCGTGGCAGGTCCATTCATGTTTTCGATGTGGTCAAAGCTATTTACCTTGAAACAGTTAAGCATGGAGATCATGTAGTGTTTAACGGGACTTTTTCAAATGGATGTCCCGGTGATACTGCAGGCGATGCTTATCTTGCTGAAAATGAGGAACGGGCAAATGAAGAATCAGCAGCAGGAATCAGCCAGGAAGTCGCTGTCCAGTTCGCCCTTTATCCGATGGGGATTCCTGATTACATGAACGTCATTATGGACCAGGTCGGGCTCGCTGCGAATCGGGGTACTTTTACTAAAGGAGTTCATTATGCTTCAAGACTGGATGGAGATGCACACGCTGTTTTTAAAACACTTGAGGATGCTTTTGAAAACTGTAAGAAAAGCGATTCTACACATATTGTTATGACGGTGAATATGTCTGCCAACAGTCCATCCAAAAAGGGGACTGAGTAA
- a CDS encoding YhzD family protein, translating into MKTYKLTAFEQDGEKILDEAFQAASDDEAKSVGENLLKEKGLDEKTHRCTSPAGKLILFHR; encoded by the coding sequence ATGAAAACTTACAAGCTTACTGCATTTGAACAGGACGGGGAAAAGATACTGGATGAAGCATTCCAGGCAGCTTCTGATGACGAAGCTAAGAGTGTTGGAGAAAATCTCCTTAAGGAAAAAGGGCTGGATGAAAAAACTCACCGCTGCACTTCTCCTGCAGGCAAGCTGATTTTGTTTCATAGATAG
- a CDS encoding coproporphyrinogen III oxidase, with product MNISILGIKDERFHRPLRLIGNLFFEECEVLLGENAAADLTISFQLEQGDRIKAFAKLTDKDSRNLTATFEKEFVPAESEKETFRQVKNAVSHVYLTVLQDWTGITQKWGILTGVRPTKLLHRAMQNQTPLQEAHHQLKEEYLITDEKIQLMQNIVDRQLAVVPDLYDLKKEVSIYIGIPFCPTKCAYCTFPAYAINGRQGSVNSFLGGLHFEMRKIGDWLKENNVKITTVYYGGGTPTSITAEEMDMLYEEMYESFPDVKNIREVTVEAGRPDTITPEKLEVLKKWNIDRISINPQSYIQETLKAIGRHHTVEETVDKFHLARNMGMNNINMDLIIGLPGEGVQEFAHTLGETEKLMPESLTVHTLSFKRASEMTKNKQKYKVADREEIEKMMDMAEDWTKVHNYHPYYLYRQKNILGNLENVGYALPNQESIYNIMIMEEQQTIIGLGCGASSKFIDPGTGKITHFANPKDPKSYNDSFEHYTDEKLKILKELFNKHQSLAE from the coding sequence TTGAACATATCAATTTTAGGCATAAAGGATGAACGGTTCCATCGTCCGCTCCGGCTGATCGGGAACCTCTTTTTTGAAGAATGTGAAGTGTTGCTGGGTGAGAATGCTGCAGCAGATTTGACAATTTCTTTTCAGCTTGAGCAGGGAGATCGCATTAAAGCCTTTGCAAAGCTTACTGATAAAGACAGCAGGAACCTTACTGCCACTTTTGAAAAAGAATTTGTTCCGGCTGAGTCAGAAAAAGAGACTTTCAGACAAGTGAAGAATGCAGTATCACATGTATACCTGACTGTTTTGCAGGACTGGACGGGCATTACCCAGAAGTGGGGGATTCTGACCGGAGTACGTCCCACAAAATTGCTTCACCGTGCCATGCAGAATCAGACACCTCTCCAGGAAGCTCATCATCAGCTGAAGGAAGAGTACTTGATTACAGATGAAAAAATTCAGCTTATGCAGAATATTGTAGACCGGCAGCTTGCTGTGGTACCGGATCTTTATGACTTGAAAAAAGAGGTAAGCATATATATTGGCATTCCGTTCTGCCCGACAAAGTGCGCGTATTGTACTTTTCCTGCTTATGCGATTAATGGCAGGCAGGGTTCTGTTAACTCATTTCTTGGCGGCCTTCATTTTGAAATGCGCAAAATTGGTGATTGGCTGAAAGAAAATAATGTGAAAATCACCACTGTCTATTATGGCGGAGGGACCCCGACAAGCATTACGGCAGAAGAGATGGATATGCTTTATGAGGAAATGTATGAATCTTTCCCGGATGTAAAAAACATTCGGGAGGTCACTGTGGAAGCAGGCCGTCCTGATACGATTACACCTGAAAAGCTTGAAGTGCTTAAAAAATGGAATATTGACCGTATCAGCATTAATCCTCAGTCCTATATTCAGGAGACCTTGAAAGCAATTGGCCGTCACCACACAGTGGAAGAAACCGTGGATAAATTCCATTTGGCCCGTAATATGGGCATGAACAATATCAATATGGATCTGATCATTGGATTGCCTGGAGAAGGGGTTCAGGAATTTGCGCATACTCTGGGTGAAACAGAGAAATTAATGCCGGAATCCCTGACTGTTCATACTTTATCCTTTAAACGAGCTTCGGAAATGACCAAGAACAAGCAAAAATATAAAGTTGCCGATCGTGAAGAGATTGAAAAAATGATGGACATGGCTGAGGATTGGACGAAAGTTCATAATTACCATCCTTATTATCTCTATCGCCAGAAAAATATTCTCGGCAATCTTGAAAATGTCGGCTATGCCCTTCCAAATCAGGAAAGCATCTATAACATTATGATTATGGAAGAACAGCAGACAATTATCGGGCTTGGGTGCGGAGCTTCCAGTAAGTTCATTGATCCCGGGACAGGAAAAATCACTCATTTTGCAAACCCGAAGGATCCAAAATCGTATAATGACAGCTTTGAGCATTACACAGATGAGAAATTGAAAATATTGAAAGAACTTTTTAATAAACACCAATCCCTTGCTGAATAA